One Littorina saxatilis isolate snail1 linkage group LG12, US_GU_Lsax_2.0, whole genome shotgun sequence genomic region harbors:
- the LOC138981824 gene encoding uncharacterized protein, with amino-acid sequence MCPFSVRCCVVSIKYQTKLYISLTDSLEDKRCTGSAVRLWEPEGFLQNPDYPAAGEYTACHWRIEPSPRTSVHLVLHDLASARRSHGRCDGGLHISAYKCDTDKRFYTRRLCASDHHSNRPDQAGDGQEDNTDQMKIVSCGPVDVRLTPARDSYPLRFWLGYSVKDSVRLEPVHRSLWHAGLLSVCSESSVTHTEYGVVGGHLGSTLTATMTTSYNQSMTSASGVSDDGGSSDQENTMTILVVLVCVIGLIAITLAILLIIVCIKRRPKVELIEHVYAVPGACQTLSHTYTGDNPPDPGPRPRLVQPYCDVADARPPGQPLQPTPASPAYAEVEEVCDVEPDENNLRRFHFRSRPSRPSVSSTSGSSAHYEDICPVPITAPAYKNSLAASKNSTLPTYKTPSNNKMVAVGSSNSPAVKNNVNAGSNHYSTTGTRAGRPAQPDSVSIPSAREKHVYVHVVDSDGNSDTGKSKPQTLNSKTQTDTSAAVAPIVARFINNTTDSKPSGSKVPPRGTTDTPSSRLYPLQEGRVASLVSTLNRTKKATKMGESVNEQTKAVS; translated from the exons ATGTGTCCATTTTCGGTTAGGTGTTGTGTAGTGTCCATAAAGTACCAGACTAAGCTGTACATCTCACTTACAGACTCACTAGAGGACAAGCGATGCACGGGTTCCGCGGTGAGACTGTGGGAGCCCGAGGGCTTCCTACAGAACCCCGACTACCCGGCGGCCGGGGAGTACACAGCGTGTCACTGGAGGATCGAACCCTCCCCCCGCACCTCCGTTCACCTGGTTCTGCATGACCTGGCCTCGGCACGCCGCTCTCACGGCAGGTGTGACGGGGGACTGCACATATCG GCGTACAAGTGCGACACAGACAAGAGGTTCTACACGCGTCGTCTGTGTGCCAGTGACCACCACAGCAACAGGCCCGATCAGGCTGGAGATGGACAGGAGGACAACACTGACCAGATGAAGATCGTGTCTTGTGGGCCTGTGGACGTCAGACTGACCCCGGCAAGAGACTCGTACCCTCTGCGCTTCTGGCTGGGTTATTCGG TGAAGGACAGTGTGAGATTGGAGCCTGTACATCGCAGCCTGTGGCATGCTGgacttctctctgtgtgttcgGAGTCCAGCGTTACCCATACTGAGTACGGTGTGGTCGGCGGTCACTTGGGGTCGACACTCACCGCTACCATGACGACGTCCTATAACC AGTCTATGACGTCAGCTTCCGGCGTGTCGGATGACGGCGGATCCAGCGACCAGGAGAACACAATGACCA TCCTGGTGGTACTGGTGTGTGTCATCGGTCTGATCGCCATCACACTGGCCATCCTTCTTATCATCGTCTGTATCAA ACGACGACCCAAGGTGGAGCTGATAGAACACGTGTACGCCGTGCCGGGGGCGTGTCAGACTCTCAGCCACACCTACACGGGGGACAACCCCCCCGATCCCGGCCCCCGCCCCCGACTGGTGCAGCCGTACTGTGACGTGGCGGACGCCCGGCCCCCCGGGCAGCCCCTGCAACCCACCCCCGCCTCCCCCGCGTACGCTGAAGTGGAGGAAGTGTGTGACGTGGAACCGGACGAGAATAATTTGAGGCGATTTCACTTTCGTTCCCGTCCCAGCCGTCCATCAGTCTCCAGTACCAGCGGAAGCTCCGCCCACTATGAGGATATTTGCCCCGTGCCTATAACAGCTCCAGCGTATAAAAACAGCCTGGCTGCGAGCAAAAACAGCACTCTGCCGACTTACAAGACTCCGTCAAACAACAAAATGGTGGCGGTGGGTAGTAGTAACAGTCCCGCAGTGAAAAACAACGTCAATGCAGGGAGTAATCATTATTCCACAACAGGGACCAGAGCGGGTAGACCAGCGCAGCCGGACAGTGTGAGTATTCCTTCAGCACGTGAAAAACATGTGTATGTGCACGTTGTCGATTCTGATGGAAACAGTGACACTGGCAAGAGCAAGCCGCAGACTTTGAATTCAAagacacagacggacacaagCGCCGCTGTGGCTCCGATTGTGGCAAGGTTCATCAACAACACGACTGACAGTAAACCCTCCGGATCAAAAGTACCACCAAGGGGAACAACTGATACTCCATCTTCTCGCTTGTATCCCTTGCAAGAGGGAAGAGTTGCCTCTCTTGTGTCAACGCTCAATCGTACCAAAAAGGCCACGAAAATGGGAGAGAGTGTTAATGAACAGACCAAAGCTGTTTCTTGA